CATCCGAGATGGGTTCAACACTTGTGAGTGTACTTGAGGAAAAAGGCATTCTTAGCCTGTGCACAACACACTAAGCAAGATGAAATAATATAACGCTGTAGGTAAGCAACCTTTTATTTCCTTAACGGAAATGAAGGGTTGCTTTTTGTGTTTTTCTTAATATTATGCTTGGAGGTCATATAATGAAGCAATTGATTGAACGTGCGTTATTAATCGCCCTTCACGAGACAGAGGGAATAGGCTGGAAGACGATTCAACGCTTCATGGCGAATGGTGTTTTCGGTAATCATATGACGGATTTTGAAGAAAAAGATTGGATAGCCTGTGGAGTGCCTGTCGAAACGGCCCGCAGATTATCGGACAATCTTGATCATTCTGTAGAAGAGAAATGCCGAAAATTGACTCAAAACTCATGCCAGATTATAACTAAACTTGATGAAGGATACCCTGACATGTTAAAGTCATCTCCGCAGGCACCTTGGGTTTTATATCTGCTCGGTAATGTTCATTTGTTGACTGAACCGGGAATTGCTATGGTAGGGACACGAGTACCAACAGCCTACGGACGGAAGATTGGATCGATTTTGACAGAAGAATTAACTAGGTCCGGACTGACCGTCGTAAGCGGTATGGCTAGAGGCATTGACAGTGTTATTCATGAGACAGCTTTAAAATGTGGAGGTAACACAATCGCTGTTCTTGGAGCGGGAATTGATGTCATTTATCCACCGGAGAACCGCTCTTTATATGAAGAGATTTCTGTAAAAGGTCTCGTCCTATCCGAGTATCCACCAGGGACAAAGGCTCATCCCGGCTTCTTTCCACAGCGAAATCGCATCATTGCCGGAATGACACTCGGAACGTTGGTCGTTGAAGCCGACGCTAGAAGTGGATCTTTGATTACCGCAGATGCAGCCTTGGAGGCCGGGCGGGATGTGTTCGCTGTTCCTGGTCCTGTGACTTCTCCCAAAAGCAGAGGAACACTGGATTTAATCAAACAGGGTGCCAAGTTGGTCACCTGCGCTCAAGATGTTCTGGAGGAGTATGGATCATGGTTGCCAAGGGCGGAACAAAGCGCATCTTTCAAGGAGCAGCGGGGACTTTCGTCCAGGGATTACGATACTAGTGGGTTGACAAATGACGAAATGGAAATATACCATATGTTGCAACAGGGGCCCGGAACGTTGGATGAACTATTGGAGCGGTCCCGATGGGATTTTGGACATTTGCATTCAGTTCTGTTATCTTTAATCATAAAAAAGCAGATAACCCAATTACCCGGTGCAATATATAAGCTGATTTAATTGTAAGTTGAATGTTGGAGAGGAGGATGAACCTGTGGCGGATTCACTCGTCATCGTAGAGTCGCCGGCCAAGGCGAAGACGATTGGCAAATATCTCGGCAGTAAATACATCGTAAAAGCTTCGATGGGTCACATACGCGATTTGCCGAAAAGCCAAATCGGGGTTGAGGTCGAAAACGATTTCAATCCAAAATACATTACGATCCGCGGAAAAGGTTCTGTCTTGAAGGAACTGAAAGATGCCAGCAAAAAGGTGAAAAAAGTGTATCTGGCAGCTGACCCCGATCGTGAGGGGGAGGCCATCGCATGGCATTTGGCCCATGCTTTGGAGCTGGATGAATCTCAAAGCCTTCGGGTTGTATTTAATGAAATTACGAAAACGGCGGTAAAAGACGCCTTCAAAACGCCCCGCAAAATTAACATGGACTTGGTAAACGCACAGCAGGCAAGACGTATTCTGGATCGTCTTGTGGGGTACAAAATCAGTCCTTTATTATGGAAGAAAGTTAAAAAGGGACTATCGGCCGGACGTGTTCAATCCGTTGCGGTCAAGATTATTCTGGACCGCGAAAATGAAATCAGTGCTTTCGTTCCTGAAGAATACTGGACGATTACAGCTAAGCTTGCTGTGAAAGGCTCTGCGTTCGAAGCCAAGTTTTTGAAGCTGAATGGAGCCAAGAAAGAACTGACCAATCAGCAGGAAGTTAACGAAATTCTTTCTCTTATTAAAGACGCTCCGTTTGAAGTCGGAGATGTTAAGGAAAGAGAGCGCCAGCGTCATCCATCTGCACCATTTACGACGAGTTCACTTCAGCAGGAGGCTGCACGTAAGTTAGGTTTCCGGGCTGCGAAGACGATGTCTGTCGCTCAGCAGCTGTACGAAGGTGTAGAGCTCGGAAAAGAAGGTACAGTTGGTTTGATTACGTATATGCGTACTGACTCTACCCGTATCTCGGGAACTGCGCAGGAAGAAGGTAAAGAGTTTATTATGGGTAAATACGGTGAGAATTTCGTACCGGAAAGCCCAAGACAATATTCAAAAAAGGCAGCCAATGCCCAGGATGCGCACGAAGCGATTCGTCCAACTTCTGTCCTTCGTGATCCGGAAAGTATGAAACCGTTCTTGAGCAGGGATCAGCTTCGTCTTTATAAATTGATTTGGGAACGTTTTGTCGCAAGTCAAATGGCTTCAGCTGTACTGGATACACTTTCCGTAGATATTGCTGCAGGACCAACTGTGTTCCGTGCAACGGGTTCGAAGGTTCGTTTCCCCGGCTTCATGAAGGTTTATGTAGAAGGAAACGACGATGGTACAACAGAAGAGGAAAAGTTTTTGCCTGAGCTGCACACAGGTGATGTTCTGACTAAAGAAGATATCGAGCCGAAGCAGCACTTCACACAGCCGTCGCCGCGATACACAGAGGCGCGTCTGGTTCGTACCTTGGAGGAACTCGGTATTGGACGTCCTAGTACGTATGCTCCAACACTTGAAACGATCCAAAAACGTGGTTATGTTGCGATCGAGGAGAAAAAGTTCGTACCTACCGAACTTGGCGAGCTTGTTATCGAACAGATGGAACAGTTCTTCCCTGAAATTCTGAATGTTGAATTTACAGCTAACATGGAAGAAGATCTTGACCATGTCGAAGAAGGTTCTGAAGACTGGGTCAAGGTTCTCGGCGTGTTCTATGAATCCTTCGAGAAAAGGCTGGAAGTTGCCGAAGAAGAGATGAAAGAAATTGAGATCGAGGATGAGGTCTCAGATGAAATTTGCGAAAAGTGCGGCAAGCACCTCGTATACAAGCTTGGCAGATTTGGTAAGTTTCTGGCTTGCTCGGGTTTCCCGGATTGTAGGAATACAAAGCCGATTGTGAAAGACATCGGTGTAACTTGTCCGAAATGTAAAGAGGGACATGTGGTTGAACGGCGTAGCAAGAAGGGACGCGTCTTTTATGGATGTGACCGTTATCCGGAATGTGATTTTGTATCATGGGATAAGCCGTCACTCAAGCCATGTCCGAGTTGCAGCAGTCTGATGGTCGAGAAGAAGAGCAAGCAGGGCATCAAGTTGCAGTGCACGGCATGTGACCATACGGAAATGGTGGAAGAGCCGGACGAGACCGAGGATTTGTAAGGCATACAGGGGGTTATTAACGTGACAGACGACATACAAAGGGTTACTGTCATCGGTGCAGGACTCGCAGGAAGCGAGGCTGCTTGGCAGATCGCAAGCCGAGGGGTACCCGTAACATTATATGAAATGCGGCCAGTCGTAAAAACACCGGCTCACCATACGAATAAATTTGCTGAACTCGTCTGCAGTAATTCACTACGTGCGAACGGAATGAGTAATGCAGTTGGTGTACTTAAGGAAGAAATGCGGATGCTGAACTCCCTGGTCATCGGTTCCGCTGACAGGAATGCTGTTCCGGCAGGGGGAGCCCTTGCCGTAGACCGGGACGGCTTTTCTGGAGAAATCACGGATACACTTCATAATCACCCATTAATTGAGGTTGTAAATGAAGAAATTCAGCATATACCAGAAGAGGGAATCGTTGTTATTGCAACGGGACCTTTAACTTCACCGGCATTATCGTCAGAGATCCGGGGTATGATGGGCGAGGACTATTTTTATTTTTACGATGCAGCGGCTCCGATCATTGAGAAGGACTCCATTGATATGAGCAAGGTATATCTAGCGTCCCGTTATGACAAGGGAGAGGCAGCGTATCTGAACTGTCCGATGACTGAGGAAGAATTCGATGCGTTTTATGACGCGCTGATCAACGCTGAGGTAGCACAGCTGAAAGAATTCGAAAAGGAAATATACTTTGAAGGTTGCATGCCGATAGAGATCATGATGAAGCGGGGTAAGCAGACGGCTCTGTTTGGACCGATGAAGCCTGTTGGTCTGGTAAATCCCCATACCGGAAAACTGCCATACGCTGTCGTCCAGCTTCGCCAGGATAATGCAGCAGGGACGTTGTACAATCTGGTTGGATTCCAGACCCATCTGAAATGGGGAGAGCAGAAACGTGTGTTGTCGATGATACCGGGTCTTGAGAATGCGGAGATCGTCCGTTACGGTGTGATGCACCGTAATACTTTCGTGAATTCACCAAAACTTCTGGAACCGACTTATCAGGTGAAAACCCGTCCTAATTTGTACTTGGCGGGTCAGATGACCGGAGTGGAAGGCTATGTGGAGTCAGCTGCCTCGGGACTCATTGCAGGTATTAACGCTGCAAGAGCAGCCAAGGGGCAAGAAGGACTGGTATTCCCGCAGGAATCCACGATTGGAAGTATGGCATACTACATCACGAATGCAGACCCTGAACATTTTCAACCGATGAATGCTAATTTTGGTCTTCTGCCTAGTCTTGAAACTCGCATTCGTAAGAAGAAAGAGAAGAATGAAGCGCTTGCTAACCGGGCGCTGGATCAGGTTCGCGGATTTATTAGTTCAAATGATCTAAACACCATCCAATAATCCGTATTAAGGAGGTCCGCCATCATGGAAATGACTTTTCACGCGACGACCATCTGTGCAGTCCGGCATAACGGCAAAGCCGCTATTGCAGGCGATGGACAGGTAACCTTTGGGGAAAGTGTCGTTATGAAGCAGACCGCCAAAAAAGTACGCCGACTATACCGGGGACAAGTTGTCGCCGGTTTTGCCGGTTCTGTGGCGGATGCGATTACACTATTTGAGAAATTTGAAGGAAAGCTGGAGGAGCATCACGGTAACCTGCAGCGTGCGGCCGTAGAATTGGCCAAAGATTGGCGTCAGGATCGAGTGCTTCGCAAGTTGGAGGCGCTTATGATCGTTATGGACAAGACAGGAATGCTGCTTATTTCCGGTGGAGGCGAAATCATCGAACCAGATGATGATGTTCTGGCAATCGGGTCAGGCGGCAATTTTGCGTTGTCTGCTGGGCGAGCATTAAAGAGGCATGCGAACCACATGGAAGCGAGTGAGATTGCTAGAGAAGCACTGCAAATTGCTTCTGAGGTATGTGTATATACTAACGGGAATATCATCGTGGAAGAGTTGTGATCCCAAGATTTTTGAACAGCCATTCAGGGTGGAGGAATGACGATGAATAACGAAACAATGACGCCAAGACAAATTGTAGCTGAACTCGATAAATATATCGTGGGACAGAAGCAGGCAAAGAAATCGGTAGCCGTTGCGCTTCGTAACCGTTATCGCAGGAGCCGTCTGTCTGAGGTGGAACGTGATGAAATCGTTCCGAAAAATATTTTGATGATCGGCCCTACAGGTGTAGGTAAGACAGAAATTGCAAGACGGCTCGCAAAGCTTGTAAATGCACCGTTTGTAAAGGTCGAAGCTACCAAATTTACGGAAGTGGGTTATGTTGGGCGCGACGTTGAATCTATGGTTCGCGATCTAGTGGAGACGGCTATTCGTATGATTAAGCTAGAGCGGACGGAGAAGGTTAAGGATAAGGCCGAAGAAATGGCCAATGAACGTATTGTTCAGATTCTAGTACCTTCTAATAACAAGACGAAGAGTCAGCGTAATCCGTTTGAAATGCTGTTCGGCGGTAACAATAGCTCTGAAGATGTCCAGGAAGAACCAGCCGAGAATGACAGTACGATCAAGGAGAAGCGCAGACAGGTGAGATTTAAGTTACTGTCGGGAAATCTTGAGGAAGATATGATTGAGATTGATGTGGAAGATACTGCACCTAACATGTTTGATATGTTTGCCGGTCAAGGCAATGATCAAATGGGAATGAATATGCAGGAGATGTTCGGAAATCTCATGCCAAAGCGGACAAAGAAGCGTAAGCTTGCGATCAAGGAAGCTCGTAAAGTGCTGATCCATGAAGAGGCTGCCAAATTAATCGATATGGATGATGTGATCCAGGAATCGGTACGACGAGCCGAACAGTCTGGGATTATTTTCATTGACGAAATAGATAAAGTGGCAAGCCAAGGGCGCGCATCAGGTCCTGACGTCTCTCGTGAGGGCGTGCAGCGTGATATTTTGCCTATCGTTGAAGGATCGACAATCATGACGAAGTACGGGCCTGTGAAGACCGACTACGTCTTATTTATTGCCGCAGGGGCATTTCACGTTGCCAAGCCGTCAGATCTCATTCCCGAGCTGCAGGGCCGATTCCCAATTAGGGTTGAGCTGAGCAGCCTATCACTTGACGATTTTGTGTCTATTTTGACAGAACCTGAGAACGCTTTGACCAAACAATATGTAAATCTACTTCGGACAGAAGACATTGAAGTGGAGTTTTCTCCTGAGGCCATTCGTGAAATTGCCCAAATCGCAGCTTCTGTTAACCAGAACACGGAAAATATCGGAGCGCGCAGATTGCATACCATTTTGGAGAAGCTTTTGGAGGACTTATCGTTTGAGGCTCCTGAATTAACACTGGAACGCATGGTCATCACGCCGCAGTATGTCAAAGAAAAGCTCTCTGATATCGCGCAAGACCGTGATTTGAGTCAATATATCTTATAATGTCGAAGACAGTGACTAGAAATTGTCGAAATGATTTCATAAGTCGGAAAGTAATCGGGACCGATAGAGCATATTCAACCTCGAGACATAGACCTAGTTAGTTAAGGCGATCCGAGGGTCGTTAGAAAAAATATCCAACTGTTTTTGCAGATTTTAGGAAAAAAGAGAATAAAAATGAACAAAAAGCCCTTCTTTTTGGTAAAAGATAGGGCTTTTTTCTTATTGAAAAAAGTCCCAATCTACACGAAACTTAGTTTATGTGACATCATGTTGTCGTTTTCTACTTAAGACCTAGGTTAGGGCATATGTATTATTTGTAGATGTCGAAAAAAAGAGGAATTAGACTGGTCATGTTGAATAAGTGTCTGCAATGTCTAAAGAGAAGGGGTATGGCTGGTGAACCTATTAAGCAACAGCAGCTTTCAAAGGCTGCAAAGCGGACTGGATGCGGCAAATCTTAGAAACCAAGTACTTGCCAACAATATCGCAAATGTGGACACCCCCTATTTTAAGAGGTCGGATGTAGCATTTGAGAGTCTTTTGCAGAAGGAAATGAATGGGGTGAAATCGACATTATCCGGAAAGAGAACAGATCCAAAACACTTTATTATCGGACCGTCGAGCCAAATCCCAGAAATATCAGTTAAAACGGATGATTCAAGCGCCATGAATAACAATGGGAATAATGTCGACGTTGAGCGGGAGATGTCTCTTCTTGCGGAAAACCAGCTTCGATATAACTCATATATTCAATCGGTAAATGAGCAAATTCGAATCATGCGGACTGTCATAGAGGGGAGATAGTGTTCTATGAATTTCAGTAACAGTTTTAGTGTCAGCGCCTCGGCTTTAACGGCACAACGGCTTAGAATGGACGTCATTTCTTCTAACATTGCGCATGCGGAAACGACACGAGCCAGCATCCAAAACGGAGAGTTTGCTCCATACCGCCGAAAAGTAGTTGTCATGGAGCCGCTGAAAAACTCCTTTGAAAGTATGCTGCAATCACAGATGGGTGGCGGGCGTGAAGTCGGGCAGGGTGTGAAGGTTGGAGCGATCAAGGAAGATCAATCACCTTTGAAACCAGTTTACAATCCGAATCATCCTGATGCGAATGCAGATGGTTATGTATACATGCCGAATGTGGATATTACGAAAGAAATGATTGATATGATTTCCGCCAGCAGATCTTATGAAGCGAATGTGACTGCATTGAACGCTTCGAAAGCGATGGTGATGAAGGCATTAGAAATTGGTAGGTAGTGAAAAAATATACATATAGAGGGATGAGGAGGGAATATTCATGATCCAGAATACAATGTTCAGTACCGGTTCTATACAGCCCTTGCAGGTACAAAGCACTCCTAAGGTTGAAGTTGAAGCAACTCCTTCAAAATCCATTGGCCAGTTCGGCTCCTATCTTGAAGATGCGCTTCAATCGGTAGCTGCTCTGGAAGAGAAATCGCATGTAATGACAGATAAGTTAATGCTAGGTCAAGTCAACGTGGATCAAGCGATGATATCAGCCCAACAGGCTTTGCTGAGCGTGCAGCTCACAACACAGGTCCGAAACAAAGTGGTAGAAGCCTATCAAGAGATCATGCGCACGCAAATCTAATGTTTCTAGCAAAGTTTCGGATGGGGTGACAATGTGAATGAACGAATAGCCCAGTATCGGGAGAAGCTCTCCCAGTATTGGAATCAATTCAGTAAAAAACAGAAAATTATGCTTATTTCCACAGTTTCATTTATAGTCATTGCGATTATTGTGCTGACGATGCAGTTTTCCAAAAAGGAATATGAAGTTGCATTCAGGGATTTGAATTCAAGCGATGCCGCCGGAATTATTAATCACCTGGAGTCACAAGGCATATCGTATAGACTGAGTCCAGATGGAACAAGTATTTCGGTACCGAGTACGGATTCTACACGAGTACAGATTGATGTCGGATCTCAAGGGATTATCCAGAATGGGACAATCGGACTTGAGACATTTGAACAAAATGCTTCGGCTATAGGTATGACCGACAATGAGTTCGAAGTTAAATATGTAAATGCTTTGAATGGTGAAGTAGAGCGTATGCTCGAAAAAATGAACGGTATTAAAGACGCAACCGTGCTGCTAAACCTCCCAAAAGAGAGTGTGTTTGCAACAACAGCAGACAGGGAGAAAGCATCGGCTTCTGTAGTCCTTCAGTTTAAACCGGGTTACCTTCCTAATCAGGAGGCTATTGACAGTTATTATAACCTTGTCAAAACTTCTGTGCCGAACTTGCCAATTGAGAACATCACGATCACCAATGATGAGGTTGAACTCCTGGCAACGGCAAAAGGTGGACAAGGCGGTCTGATCGGTAAAGTCGAAGAGAACTTTGCGCTTCAGAAAAAGTTTGATAAAGATGTACGTCAAAACGTTCAACAATTTCTATCCCAATACATGGGCCCGAACAAGGTGAACGTACTTGTCGTTTCCAAACTAAACTTTGATCAGATTCAGAGCAAGGAAAACATTGTGAAACCTGTCGACGAAGAAGAAATGAAGGGCATAGAAATCAGTGTCCAGGAAATTCAAAAGAATTATTCGGGCACAGGCAGTCCTACAGGCGGTGTTGCAGGTACGGGTGAAGAAGAGGTACCTGGATATCCAAGTGATTCAGCCAACGGCGAGACGAAATCGGAGGAAAGCTCCAGTACTATTAACTATGATGTGAATCGAATTACCCGTGACATAGTAGCAAGTCCATATACTGTCAAAGATTTAACCATTAATGTCTCTGTTGAACCACCTGCTGGACAAAGTAATTTGGACGAGGCTACCAGAGGTGCGATTGAGAACATTTTGGTCAACATTGTTCGAGCTTCGGTTGCTGATTCTGGTGTTACATATACAGACGATGAATTGGCCAAAAAAGTTTCGGTCGTTTCACAGGTAGTTAATGTCAAAACTGAAGAAAATACGAAAACACTCCTTTCTCAGCCACTCATGTGGGGAATCGGAATCGCTGCACTTGCCTTGCTGGCAGGGGGCGCATTCTTCTTTATACGTAGACGGAAACAGCAGCAGGATCTGCTGGAAGAGGATATCCCGCTTCCGCCAACAACAGAATTTCCGTCCATTAATTTGGAGAGCGTGACGAATGAGAGTCAAGTTCGCAAGCAGCTTGAGACACTTGCGAAAAAGAAACCAGACGAATTCGTTAATTTACTTCGGACTTGGCTAGCTGAGGAATAGGGGTGGAACCAATTGGCCAGAGGAAATAACCAAATGTTAAGCGGACGCCAGAAAGCGGCAATTTTATTAATAACGCTGGGACCTGAAGTGTCTGCTCAAATATTCAAGCATTTAAGAGAAGAAGAGATAGAACAACTGACGCTGGAAATAGCCAATGTTCGTAAGGTGGATAGCGGCGAAAAAGAACTTATTATGTCTGAATTCCATC
Above is a window of Paenibacillus uliginis N3/975 DNA encoding:
- the flgB gene encoding flagellar basal body rod protein FlgB, with product MNLLSNSSFQRLQSGLDAANLRNQVLANNIANVDTPYFKRSDVAFESLLQKEMNGVKSTLSGKRTDPKHFIIGPSSQIPEISVKTDDSSAMNNNGNNVDVEREMSLLAENQLRYNSYIQSVNEQIRIMRTVIEGR
- the hslV gene encoding ATP-dependent protease subunit HslV, which gives rise to MEMTFHATTICAVRHNGKAAIAGDGQVTFGESVVMKQTAKKVRRLYRGQVVAGFAGSVADAITLFEKFEGKLEEHHGNLQRAAVELAKDWRQDRVLRKLEALMIVMDKTGMLLISGGGEIIEPDDDVLAIGSGGNFALSAGRALKRHANHMEASEIAREALQIASEVCVYTNGNIIVEEL
- the dprA gene encoding DNA-processing protein DprA, with amino-acid sequence MKQLIERALLIALHETEGIGWKTIQRFMANGVFGNHMTDFEEKDWIACGVPVETARRLSDNLDHSVEEKCRKLTQNSCQIITKLDEGYPDMLKSSPQAPWVLYLLGNVHLLTEPGIAMVGTRVPTAYGRKIGSILTEELTRSGLTVVSGMARGIDSVIHETALKCGGNTIAVLGAGIDVIYPPENRSLYEEISVKGLVLSEYPPGTKAHPGFFPQRNRIIAGMTLGTLVVEADARSGSLITADAALEAGRDVFAVPGPVTSPKSRGTLDLIKQGAKLVTCAQDVLEEYGSWLPRAEQSASFKEQRGLSSRDYDTSGLTNDEMEIYHMLQQGPGTLDELLERSRWDFGHLHSVLLSLIIKKQITQLPGAIYKLI
- the hslU gene encoding ATP-dependent protease ATPase subunit HslU translates to MNNETMTPRQIVAELDKYIVGQKQAKKSVAVALRNRYRRSRLSEVERDEIVPKNILMIGPTGVGKTEIARRLAKLVNAPFVKVEATKFTEVGYVGRDVESMVRDLVETAIRMIKLERTEKVKDKAEEMANERIVQILVPSNNKTKSQRNPFEMLFGGNNSSEDVQEEPAENDSTIKEKRRQVRFKLLSGNLEEDMIEIDVEDTAPNMFDMFAGQGNDQMGMNMQEMFGNLMPKRTKKRKLAIKEARKVLIHEEAAKLIDMDDVIQESVRRAEQSGIIFIDEIDKVASQGRASGPDVSREGVQRDILPIVEGSTIMTKYGPVKTDYVLFIAAGAFHVAKPSDLIPELQGRFPIRVELSSLSLDDFVSILTEPENALTKQYVNLLRTEDIEVEFSPEAIREIAQIAASVNQNTENIGARRLHTILEKLLEDLSFEAPELTLERMVITPQYVKEKLSDIAQDRDLSQYIL
- the flgC gene encoding flagellar basal body rod protein FlgC codes for the protein MNFSNSFSVSASALTAQRLRMDVISSNIAHAETTRASIQNGEFAPYRRKVVVMEPLKNSFESMLQSQMGGGREVGQGVKVGAIKEDQSPLKPVYNPNHPDANADGYVYMPNVDITKEMIDMISASRSYEANVTALNASKAMVMKALEIGR
- the fliF gene encoding flagellar basal-body MS-ring/collar protein FliF, whose amino-acid sequence is MNERIAQYREKLSQYWNQFSKKQKIMLISTVSFIVIAIIVLTMQFSKKEYEVAFRDLNSSDAAGIINHLESQGISYRLSPDGTSISVPSTDSTRVQIDVGSQGIIQNGTIGLETFEQNASAIGMTDNEFEVKYVNALNGEVERMLEKMNGIKDATVLLNLPKESVFATTADREKASASVVLQFKPGYLPNQEAIDSYYNLVKTSVPNLPIENITITNDEVELLATAKGGQGGLIGKVEENFALQKKFDKDVRQNVQQFLSQYMGPNKVNVLVVSKLNFDQIQSKENIVKPVDEEEMKGIEISVQEIQKNYSGTGSPTGGVAGTGEEEVPGYPSDSANGETKSEESSSTINYDVNRITRDIVASPYTVKDLTINVSVEPPAGQSNLDEATRGAIENILVNIVRASVADSGVTYTDDELAKKVSVVSQVVNVKTEENTKTLLSQPLMWGIGIAALALLAGGAFFFIRRRKQQQDLLEEDIPLPPTTEFPSINLESVTNESQVRKQLETLAKKKPDEFVNLLRTWLAEE
- the trmFO gene encoding FADH(2)-oxidizing methylenetetrahydrofolate--tRNA-(uracil(54)-C(5))-methyltransferase TrmFO; amino-acid sequence: MTDDIQRVTVIGAGLAGSEAAWQIASRGVPVTLYEMRPVVKTPAHHTNKFAELVCSNSLRANGMSNAVGVLKEEMRMLNSLVIGSADRNAVPAGGALAVDRDGFSGEITDTLHNHPLIEVVNEEIQHIPEEGIVVIATGPLTSPALSSEIRGMMGEDYFYFYDAAAPIIEKDSIDMSKVYLASRYDKGEAAYLNCPMTEEEFDAFYDALINAEVAQLKEFEKEIYFEGCMPIEIMMKRGKQTALFGPMKPVGLVNPHTGKLPYAVVQLRQDNAAGTLYNLVGFQTHLKWGEQKRVLSMIPGLENAEIVRYGVMHRNTFVNSPKLLEPTYQVKTRPNLYLAGQMTGVEGYVESAASGLIAGINAARAAKGQEGLVFPQESTIGSMAYYITNADPEHFQPMNANFGLLPSLETRIRKKKEKNEALANRALDQVRGFISSNDLNTIQ
- the fliE gene encoding flagellar hook-basal body complex protein FliE, whose amino-acid sequence is MIQNTMFSTGSIQPLQVQSTPKVEVEATPSKSIGQFGSYLEDALQSVAALEEKSHVMTDKLMLGQVNVDQAMISAQQALLSVQLTTQVRNKVVEAYQEIMRTQI
- the topA gene encoding type I DNA topoisomerase, encoding MADSLVIVESPAKAKTIGKYLGSKYIVKASMGHIRDLPKSQIGVEVENDFNPKYITIRGKGSVLKELKDASKKVKKVYLAADPDREGEAIAWHLAHALELDESQSLRVVFNEITKTAVKDAFKTPRKINMDLVNAQQARRILDRLVGYKISPLLWKKVKKGLSAGRVQSVAVKIILDRENEISAFVPEEYWTITAKLAVKGSAFEAKFLKLNGAKKELTNQQEVNEILSLIKDAPFEVGDVKERERQRHPSAPFTTSSLQQEAARKLGFRAAKTMSVAQQLYEGVELGKEGTVGLITYMRTDSTRISGTAQEEGKEFIMGKYGENFVPESPRQYSKKAANAQDAHEAIRPTSVLRDPESMKPFLSRDQLRLYKLIWERFVASQMASAVLDTLSVDIAAGPTVFRATGSKVRFPGFMKVYVEGNDDGTTEEEKFLPELHTGDVLTKEDIEPKQHFTQPSPRYTEARLVRTLEELGIGRPSTYAPTLETIQKRGYVAIEEKKFVPTELGELVIEQMEQFFPEILNVEFTANMEEDLDHVEEGSEDWVKVLGVFYESFEKRLEVAEEEMKEIEIEDEVSDEICEKCGKHLVYKLGRFGKFLACSGFPDCRNTKPIVKDIGVTCPKCKEGHVVERRSKKGRVFYGCDRYPECDFVSWDKPSLKPCPSCSSLMVEKKSKQGIKLQCTACDHTEMVEEPDETEDL